One Betta splendens chromosome 16, fBetSpl5.4, whole genome shotgun sequence genomic window carries:
- the iffo1b gene encoding non-homologous end joining factor IFFO1 isoform X1, whose amino-acid sequence MPDLQRFSFPYHSMNPLLGANSNLQQLPQPSHAPAHPDSPSGLLPDAVFGGSDPASLLLVEQPGLGPEQPGPDLPAPPQSALYVPHGHSSLYPHRAAPHPPAAMALRNDLGSNISVLKTLNLRFRCFLAKVHELERRNKILEKQLQQALDANKGSQGGCCGNQGRTQEAGVQTGFVGTIALRPGSLPFHNTNNSARRPTTLFTPPLTAADGTGSTQTGNPAITVTRSSPCVDSPGSGRGPNTGTGGPASLPPRFLPGTIWSYNHTRRPGPGAERLTSPGVSWVHPDGVGVQIDTITPEIRALYNVLAKVKRERDEYKRRWEEEYTMRMDLQQKIVDLQEDLQESEGCQDELALRVQQLKAELVLFKGLMSNNLSELDSKIQEKAMKVDMDICRRIDITARLCDVAQQRNCEDVIQMYQCVCLQVPNNQPSLNCRRKQTPLSLNGSECDEPVSTSESDGGVAKDEEHGGSSANQINEEMQRMLNQLRECEFEDDCDSLAWEETEETLLLWEDFPGCTLPPDPTHPPGEDDCLEKVINDTECLFKSREKEYQETIDQIELELATAKSDMNRHLHEYMEMCSMKRGLDVQMETCRRLITQSGDSNSSDDSDQREKDKSSASPPPFSGTGKS is encoded by the exons ATGCCAGATCTGCAGCGCTTCAGTTTCCCATACCATAGCATGAATCCTTTGTTGGGGGCCAACTCCAATCTCCAACAGCTTCCCCAGCCGAGCCACGCGCCCGCACACCCGGACTCGCCCTCCGGCCTCCTGCCCGACGCCGTGTTCGGCGGATCGGACCcggcgtctctgctgctggtcGAGCAGCCGGGCCTCGGGCCCGAGCAGCCCGGGCCCGACCTCCCCGCGCCGCCGCAGAGCGCACTGTACGTCCCGCACGGCCACAGCAGCCTGTACCCGCACCGCGCCGCGCCGCATCCCCCCGCGGCCATGGCGCTCCGAAACGACCTGGGCTCCAACATCAGCGTGCTCAAGACCCTCAACCTGCGGTTCCGGTGCTTCCTGGCCAAGGTGCACGAGCTGGAACGCAGGAACAAGAtcctggagaagcagctgcaacAGGCGCTGGATGCCAATAAAGGGAGTCAAGGGGGCTGCTGCGGGAACCAAGGGCGTACCCAGGAAGCCGGCGTGCAGACCGGGTTTGTCGGTACCATAGCCCTCAGGCCGGGCTCCCTCCCCTTCCACAACACCAACAACTCAGCCAGGAGGCCCACCACGctgttcaccccccccctcaccgcTGCAGACGGCACCGGTTCCACTCAAACCGGTAACCCGGCCATCACCGTCACCCGCTCGTCCCCGTGCGTGGACTCGCCCGGCTCCGGACGCGGCCCCAACACCGGCACCGGCGGCCCCGCCAGCCTGCCTCCGCGCTTCCTGCCCGGCACCATCTGGTCCTACAACCACACCCGCAGGCCGGGCCCCGGCGCCGAGCGCCTGACCAGCCCGGGGGTGTCCTGGGTGCATCCGGACGGGGTGGGCGTCCAGATTGACACCATCACCCCTGAGATCAGGGCCCTGTACAACGTCCTGGCCAAGGTGAAGAGGGAGCGGGACGAGTACAAGCGCAG ATGGGAAGAAGAATATACGATGAGGATGGATCTGCAGCAGAAGATTGTAGACCTGCAAGAG GACCTGCAAGAGAGCGAAGGATGCCAGGACGAGCTCGCTCTCCGGGTTCAGCAGCTCAAGGCGGAGCTGGTGCTGTTCAAAGGCCTCATGAGCAAC aaCCTGTCGGAGTTGGACAGTAAGATCCAGGAGAAAGCCATGAAGGTGGACATGGACATCTGCCGCAGGATCGACATCACCGCCCGCCTGTGCGACGTGGCCCAGCAGAGGAACTGTGAGGATGTGATCCAGATGTACcag TGCGTGTGTCTCCAGGTTCCCAACAACCAGCCGTCCCTGAACTGCCGGCGGAAGCAAACGCCCCTGTCGCTGAACGGCAGCGAGTGCGACGAGCCCGTCAGCACCTCGGAGAGCGACGGCGGCGTGGCGAAGGACGAGGAGCACGGCGGCTCGTCGGCCAATCAAATCAATGAGGAGATGCAGAGGATGCTGAACCAGCT aCGTGAGTGCGAGTTCGAGGACGATTGCGACAGTCTGGCgtgggaggagacagaggagacgctgctgctgtgggaggacTTCCCAGGATGCACCTTGCCTCCCgaccccacccacccacctggAGAG GACGACTGTCTTGAAAAGGTGATCAACGACACAGAATGTCTCTTTAAGTCCAGAGAGAAGGAATATCAGGAAACCATTGACCAGATTGAG ctggaactgGCGACGGCGAAGAGCGACATGAACCGGCACCTGCACGAGTACATGGAGATGTGCTCCATGAAGCGGGGCCTGGACGTGCAGATGGAGACCTGCAGGAGGCTCATCACCCAGAGCGGAGACAG CAACTCGTCTGACGACAGCGACCAGCGGGAGAAAGACAAGTCTTCAGCGTCGCCGCCTCCTTTCTCCGGCACAGGAAAGTCTTGA
- the iffo1b gene encoding non-homologous end joining factor IFFO1 isoform X2, giving the protein MPDLQRFSFPYHSMNPLLGANSNLQQLPQPSHAPAHPDSPSGLLPDAVFGGSDPASLLLVEQPGLGPEQPGPDLPAPPQSALYVPHGHSSLYPHRAAPHPPAAMALRNDLGSNISVLKTLNLRFRCFLAKVHELERRNKILEKQLQQALDANKGSQGGCCGNQGRTQEAGVQTGFVGTIALRPGSLPFHNTNNSARRPTTLFTPPLTAADGTGSTQTGNPAITVTRSSPCVDSPGSGRGPNTGTGGPASLPPRFLPGTIWSYNHTRRPGPGAERLTSPGVSWVHPDGVGVQIDTITPEIRALYNVLAKVKRERDEYKRRWEEEYTMRMDLQQKIVDLQEDLQESEGCQDELALRVQQLKAELVLFKGLMSNNLSELDSKIQEKAMKVDMDICRRIDITARLCDVAQQRNCEDVIQMYQVPNNQPSLNCRRKQTPLSLNGSECDEPVSTSESDGGVAKDEEHGGSSANQINEEMQRMLNQLRECEFEDDCDSLAWEETEETLLLWEDFPGCTLPPDPTHPPGEDDCLEKVINDTECLFKSREKEYQETIDQIELELATAKSDMNRHLHEYMEMCSMKRGLDVQMETCRRLITQSGDSNSSDDSDQREKDKSSASPPPFSGTGKS; this is encoded by the exons ATGCCAGATCTGCAGCGCTTCAGTTTCCCATACCATAGCATGAATCCTTTGTTGGGGGCCAACTCCAATCTCCAACAGCTTCCCCAGCCGAGCCACGCGCCCGCACACCCGGACTCGCCCTCCGGCCTCCTGCCCGACGCCGTGTTCGGCGGATCGGACCcggcgtctctgctgctggtcGAGCAGCCGGGCCTCGGGCCCGAGCAGCCCGGGCCCGACCTCCCCGCGCCGCCGCAGAGCGCACTGTACGTCCCGCACGGCCACAGCAGCCTGTACCCGCACCGCGCCGCGCCGCATCCCCCCGCGGCCATGGCGCTCCGAAACGACCTGGGCTCCAACATCAGCGTGCTCAAGACCCTCAACCTGCGGTTCCGGTGCTTCCTGGCCAAGGTGCACGAGCTGGAACGCAGGAACAAGAtcctggagaagcagctgcaacAGGCGCTGGATGCCAATAAAGGGAGTCAAGGGGGCTGCTGCGGGAACCAAGGGCGTACCCAGGAAGCCGGCGTGCAGACCGGGTTTGTCGGTACCATAGCCCTCAGGCCGGGCTCCCTCCCCTTCCACAACACCAACAACTCAGCCAGGAGGCCCACCACGctgttcaccccccccctcaccgcTGCAGACGGCACCGGTTCCACTCAAACCGGTAACCCGGCCATCACCGTCACCCGCTCGTCCCCGTGCGTGGACTCGCCCGGCTCCGGACGCGGCCCCAACACCGGCACCGGCGGCCCCGCCAGCCTGCCTCCGCGCTTCCTGCCCGGCACCATCTGGTCCTACAACCACACCCGCAGGCCGGGCCCCGGCGCCGAGCGCCTGACCAGCCCGGGGGTGTCCTGGGTGCATCCGGACGGGGTGGGCGTCCAGATTGACACCATCACCCCTGAGATCAGGGCCCTGTACAACGTCCTGGCCAAGGTGAAGAGGGAGCGGGACGAGTACAAGCGCAG ATGGGAAGAAGAATATACGATGAGGATGGATCTGCAGCAGAAGATTGTAGACCTGCAAGAG GACCTGCAAGAGAGCGAAGGATGCCAGGACGAGCTCGCTCTCCGGGTTCAGCAGCTCAAGGCGGAGCTGGTGCTGTTCAAAGGCCTCATGAGCAAC aaCCTGTCGGAGTTGGACAGTAAGATCCAGGAGAAAGCCATGAAGGTGGACATGGACATCTGCCGCAGGATCGACATCACCGCCCGCCTGTGCGACGTGGCCCAGCAGAGGAACTGTGAGGATGTGATCCAGATGTACcag GTTCCCAACAACCAGCCGTCCCTGAACTGCCGGCGGAAGCAAACGCCCCTGTCGCTGAACGGCAGCGAGTGCGACGAGCCCGTCAGCACCTCGGAGAGCGACGGCGGCGTGGCGAAGGACGAGGAGCACGGCGGCTCGTCGGCCAATCAAATCAATGAGGAGATGCAGAGGATGCTGAACCAGCT aCGTGAGTGCGAGTTCGAGGACGATTGCGACAGTCTGGCgtgggaggagacagaggagacgctgctgctgtgggaggacTTCCCAGGATGCACCTTGCCTCCCgaccccacccacccacctggAGAG GACGACTGTCTTGAAAAGGTGATCAACGACACAGAATGTCTCTTTAAGTCCAGAGAGAAGGAATATCAGGAAACCATTGACCAGATTGAG ctggaactgGCGACGGCGAAGAGCGACATGAACCGGCACCTGCACGAGTACATGGAGATGTGCTCCATGAAGCGGGGCCTGGACGTGCAGATGGAGACCTGCAGGAGGCTCATCACCCAGAGCGGAGACAG CAACTCGTCTGACGACAGCGACCAGCGGGAGAAAGACAAGTCTTCAGCGTCGCCGCCTCCTTTCTCCGGCACAGGAAAGTCTTGA